TATCCATTGATGCCCATTTAATGAATTATCATGCAGTTAAATTCCTTACAAATCGTTGGCCTGTATCATATTGAAGGTAAACAGttaatatatatgtgtgtgtgtgtgtgtgtgtgtgtttctccttCCTTCAGCTGAAGCCTGTATTTGTTCAAAATGGCGCGCAGACTAGCGCGTGCTCAAAGCAAGAACAaagaatcacaaaaaaaaaaaaaatagaaacaggAATAAAACGAGGAACTAAACATGTGATCCTAATTTCAGTCTTTCTGAATCACTTTTCACAGGATATTTGTGATAGATCTGCTCTTTAAAGTGTTGagatttagataaataaatcaaactttaaactttgcAAGTGAGAAAAAACCACGTGTAATTAGAATGTCATCGATGTTCATTCAGGGCAGAAGTTTATTCGCTGTAATGGCAAAATTGTGTCAGAGAAggctttttaaatacataaaattaacaCCAGTAACTATTAAAATCATTTAGGATTTTGAGATAAAGTAGCTAATGTAGATTTTCTCAAGCATTAGAAGTTTACTTTTTGTATAGACTTTTTCACCTTTagatgcatttaaatgtaaccaGAACTTATGGGTTCtgttatttgtttaatattaaaGCTTTTAGGTGGCCATTATAAAGACCGTTATTTGTTGTTGGTAATAATAGTTTATTAATGGCATTGTGTGTacatatttattcagtttcatCAATTTATTAAGACATTTAATTTCTTTAGAACATGGCTATAAATCCATATTTAGGATTACTGCTCTTATGTAGATGTGGGTGGTCCTTAAAAGGACCGTTGTTTGTTGTTGATAATAATGTTAGTTTATCCTCCAAATCCGTACAGAGTGCGTCCCTGTCTCTTCAGAGCATAAACCACATCCATGGCGGTCACAGTCTTCCTCTTTGCATGCTCAGTGTAGGTCACAGCATCACGGATCACGTTCTCCAGGAACACCTTCAACACACCGCGGGTCTCCTCGTAGATCAGACCGGAGATACGCTTCACTCCACCGCGACGAGCCAGACGGCGGATCGCAGGTTTGGTGATTCCCTGGATGTTGTCACGGAGGACTTTACGGTGACGCTTAGCGCCTCCTTTACCGAGTCCTTTTC
This is a stretch of genomic DNA from Gouania willdenowi chromosome 2, fGouWil2.1, whole genome shotgun sequence. It encodes these proteins:
- the LOC114478513 gene encoding histone H4, whose protein sequence is MSGRGKGGKGLGKGGAKRHRKVLRDNIQGITKPAIRRLARRGGVKRISGLIYEETRGVLKVFLENVIRDAVTYTEHAKRKTVTAMDVVYALKRQGRTLYGFGG